In Archangium violaceum, the following are encoded in one genomic region:
- a CDS encoding GNAT family N-acetyltransferase: MAADSPLRLRMLESITDVPASAWDALVGPDAPPFIRHAWLSAMEESGSAQPETGWEPQHLTLWRGKNLVAASPAYRKNHSMGEYIYDFSWASAAERLGIEYYPKLVVGAPLSPATSPRFLIAPGEDVSALRLALIQAALESAREGGCSSVHFLYPQEDEAELLEQQGLARRITLQFHWKNPGYRGYDDYLARFDSKRRSQLKRERGAAATQGIVIRTVRGQELGPEHAQRAFRFYEATCESRGPWGQVQLTEDFFVRAFRSLPETVELVQAEHKGKVIAGAFNLATPERLYGRYWGCFEEHPFLHFHVCLYHSVDECIQAGRKVFEPGAGGEHKIARGFEPTAVHSAHLLFDKTLDRAVRDFLRREHAHLQPAIEQAEDLAGLKPWPLPGQGRATG, encoded by the coding sequence GTGGCCGCCGACTCTCCCCTCCGCCTCCGCATGCTCGAGTCCATCACCGACGTCCCCGCTTCCGCCTGGGACGCCCTCGTGGGACCCGATGCGCCTCCCTTCATCCGCCATGCGTGGCTCTCCGCCATGGAGGAGAGCGGCAGCGCCCAGCCGGAGACGGGCTGGGAGCCCCAGCACCTGACGCTCTGGCGCGGGAAGAACCTCGTCGCCGCCTCGCCCGCCTATCGCAAGAACCACAGCATGGGCGAGTACATCTATGACTTCTCCTGGGCCAGCGCCGCCGAGCGGCTCGGCATCGAGTACTACCCCAAGCTCGTCGTCGGCGCCCCGCTCTCCCCCGCCACCAGCCCGCGCTTCCTCATCGCCCCTGGTGAGGATGTTTCCGCCCTCCGCCTCGCGCTGATCCAGGCCGCCCTCGAGAGCGCCCGCGAGGGGGGTTGTTCCTCCGTCCACTTCCTCTATCCCCAAGAGGACGAGGCGGAGTTGCTCGAGCAGCAGGGACTCGCCCGCCGCATCACCCTCCAGTTCCACTGGAAGAACCCGGGCTATCGCGGCTACGACGACTACCTGGCCCGCTTCGACTCCAAGCGCCGCTCCCAGCTCAAGCGCGAGCGCGGTGCCGCCGCCACCCAGGGCATCGTCATCCGCACCGTGCGCGGCCAGGAGCTGGGCCCCGAGCACGCCCAGCGCGCCTTCCGCTTCTACGAGGCCACCTGCGAGAGCCGCGGGCCCTGGGGCCAGGTGCAGCTCACCGAGGACTTCTTCGTCCGGGCCTTCCGCTCGCTGCCGGAGACCGTGGAGCTGGTGCAGGCCGAGCACAAGGGCAAGGTCATCGCGGGCGCCTTCAACCTCGCCACCCCCGAGCGCCTCTATGGCCGCTACTGGGGCTGCTTCGAGGAGCATCCCTTCCTGCACTTCCACGTGTGCCTGTACCACTCGGTGGACGAGTGCATCCAGGCGGGCCGCAAGGTGTTCGAGCCCGGTGCGGGCGGTGAGCACAAAATCGCTCGCGGCTTCGAGCCCACCGCGGTGCACAGCGCCCACCTGCTCTTCGACAAGACGCTCGACAGAGCCGTGCGCGACTTCCTCCGCCGCGAGCACGCCCACCTTCAGCCCGCCATCGAGCAGGCCGAGGACCTCGCCGGCCTCAAGCCCTGGCCCCTCCCCGGTCAGGGCCGCGCCACCGGTTAG
- a CDS encoding suppressor of fused domain protein, whose translation MKAPETEADFLQWYEDCWADRDEVEYPKLFGAISEEVYTLEQSGALEAWLESDLAEVKELDPNWGGMGVRVAPPSPEYPYWTYVTSGLSNPFTVVPGQEIEPGTPSGIGYEMVIHTSEEAQWPVLRLLDMMAYNLVCMRAFAMGHRYPVEGTLTGGETKLNGFVFVMDPSRPSHFQLESGQVQLLTLVGVTKNEMAFSRSNGMDRLMAKLVAAGSGYITYPDREQVQL comes from the coding sequence ATGAAAGCGCCTGAGACGGAAGCGGACTTTCTGCAGTGGTACGAGGACTGTTGGGCGGATCGGGACGAGGTGGAGTACCCCAAGCTCTTCGGGGCGATCAGCGAGGAGGTCTACACGCTGGAACAGAGCGGGGCCCTGGAGGCATGGCTGGAGAGTGACCTGGCCGAGGTCAAGGAGCTGGATCCGAACTGGGGCGGCATGGGCGTGCGCGTGGCGCCGCCGAGCCCCGAGTACCCCTACTGGACGTACGTAACGAGCGGTCTGTCCAACCCCTTCACGGTGGTCCCCGGCCAGGAGATCGAACCCGGCACGCCAAGCGGCATCGGCTACGAGATGGTCATCCACACGTCCGAGGAGGCGCAGTGGCCGGTGCTCCGGCTGCTGGACATGATGGCCTACAACCTGGTGTGCATGCGGGCCTTCGCGATGGGGCACCGCTATCCCGTGGAGGGCACGCTGACGGGCGGTGAGACGAAGCTCAACGGCTTCGTCTTCGTGATGGACCCGTCGCGCCCCTCGCACTTCCAGCTCGAGTCGGGGCAGGTGCAGTTGCTCACGCTCGTGGGCGTGACGAAGAACGAGATGGCCTTCTCTCGCTCCAACGGCATGGACCGGCTGATGGCGAAGCTGGTGGCCGCGGGCTCCGGCTACATCACCTACCCGGACCGCGAGCAGGTGCAGCTGTAG
- a CDS encoding WD40/YVTN/BNR-like repeat-containing protein translates to MPEKDWERLGELSEGLKIGAVAASHEGFGLIGAVVEPSGGSLLERMRGRRAQIHRVAAGSVSRTWEGPGWVQALDCDGALAVAIGSTLKPSGSGSDYHLLVSTDGGREWQTRGPVGAPSLGQVLAVSAQEVWVLGAWFLGRTADGGATWTELELEGERNPHTERLRRVEGGVALLGRGLSVTTDGGATWSQVDVGAARVVDVAGAFVAAVVDGQARVGERQGSEVHWLEPLPKGREPLRLVATDGVLRLLTRGADPSKGTDLALHQSEDGGRTWSNHSLPIGPQVDIAGREWGLGVDVRGAVYGRLG, encoded by the coding sequence GTGCCGGAGAAAGACTGGGAGAGGCTGGGAGAGCTGTCCGAGGGTTTGAAGATCGGAGCGGTGGCGGCGAGCCATGAGGGCTTCGGGCTCATCGGCGCGGTGGTGGAGCCGTCCGGAGGCAGCCTCCTGGAGCGGATGAGGGGCCGCCGCGCTCAAATCCATCGCGTCGCCGCCGGGTCCGTGTCGAGGACCTGGGAGGGTCCGGGTTGGGTGCAGGCCCTGGACTGCGACGGGGCGCTGGCCGTGGCCATCGGCTCGACGCTGAAGCCCTCGGGCTCGGGGTCGGACTACCACCTGCTGGTGTCCACGGACGGTGGCCGCGAGTGGCAGACGCGCGGGCCCGTGGGGGCGCCGAGCCTCGGTCAGGTGCTGGCCGTCAGCGCGCAGGAGGTCTGGGTGCTGGGCGCCTGGTTCCTCGGGCGCACGGCGGACGGTGGTGCCACGTGGACGGAGCTGGAGCTCGAGGGCGAGCGCAACCCGCACACCGAGCGGCTGCGGCGGGTGGAGGGCGGGGTGGCCCTGCTGGGTCGCGGTCTCTCTGTCACGACGGATGGTGGCGCCACCTGGAGCCAGGTGGACGTGGGCGCGGCGCGCGTGGTGGACGTGGCTGGGGCCTTCGTGGCCGCGGTGGTGGACGGGCAGGCCCGGGTGGGCGAGCGTCAGGGCTCGGAGGTGCACTGGCTGGAGCCGCTGCCGAAGGGCCGTGAGCCGCTGCGCCTCGTGGCCACGGATGGCGTGCTGCGCCTGCTCACCCGGGGCGCGGACCCGTCCAAGGGCACCGACCTGGCCCTGCACCAGAGCGAGGACGGGGGGCGGACGTGGTCGAACCACTCGCTGCCCATCGGGCCTCAGGTGGACATCGCCGGCCGCGAGTGGGGCCTGGGCGTGGATGTCCGCGGCGCCGTCTACGGCCGCCTGGGGTGA
- a CDS encoding metallophosphoesterase has translation MNEAFKAQEQRFVLLAFLIAIVCSGGLFLGVKLLLAKLRKRPVSRGTRRAAVLFIGLLLIGVGCFVYALTIEADWLQVTRVEVRTPRLPAGNTLRIVHLSDLHVDGWTRALSRLPDEVNALQPDLLVFTGDSLNSEAGLPVLREVLSRIQTRYGRFAVQGNHDVSLWRGLDLFGGGVAEELRSEALRTAEGRLVLCGAPYGAPGAVASCLRDNTEGFRLVAYHTPDLVEDLAPLGPDLYLAGHTHGGQVRLPFYGAVLTMSRFDKKYEMGRYEVGQTTLFVSRGVGVEPHAPRIRFLCRPEIAVIDLVGTGGP, from the coding sequence ATGAATGAGGCCTTCAAGGCGCAGGAGCAGCGGTTCGTGCTCCTAGCGTTTCTCATCGCCATCGTGTGCAGCGGAGGGCTCTTCCTGGGGGTGAAGCTCCTCCTGGCGAAGCTGCGCAAGCGGCCCGTCTCGCGAGGAACTCGCAGGGCCGCTGTCCTCTTCATCGGCCTCCTGCTCATTGGCGTGGGTTGCTTCGTGTACGCGCTCACCATCGAGGCCGACTGGCTCCAGGTCACCCGCGTGGAGGTGAGGACACCCAGGCTGCCCGCGGGGAACACGCTGCGCATCGTCCATCTCTCGGATCTCCACGTCGACGGATGGACGAGGGCGCTCTCGCGTCTTCCGGACGAGGTCAACGCGCTTCAGCCGGACCTGCTCGTCTTCACCGGGGACTCCCTCAACTCGGAGGCCGGGCTTCCCGTCCTGCGCGAGGTGCTCTCGCGCATCCAGACGCGCTACGGCCGCTTCGCCGTCCAGGGCAACCACGACGTCTCGCTGTGGCGCGGGCTGGACCTCTTCGGTGGTGGAGTCGCGGAGGAACTGCGAAGCGAGGCCCTCCGGACCGCCGAGGGGCGGCTGGTGCTCTGTGGCGCTCCCTACGGGGCACCCGGAGCCGTCGCCTCGTGTCTGCGGGACAACACCGAGGGCTTCCGGCTCGTGGCCTATCACACGCCGGACCTCGTGGAGGACCTGGCCCCGCTCGGGCCGGACCTCTACCTCGCGGGCCACACGCACGGTGGCCAGGTGCGCCTGCCCTTCTATGGTGCGGTCCTCACCATGTCCCGCTTCGACAAGAAGTACGAGATGGGCCGTTATGAGGTGGGCCAGACGACCCTCTTCGTCAGCCGGGGCGTCGGGGTCGAGCCCCATGCCCCCCGCATCCGCTTCCTGTGCCGGCCGGAGATCGCCGTCATCGACCTGGTGGGCACGGGCGGGCCGTGA
- a CDS encoding DUF3995 domain-containing protein — MLLVTLLVCAVLLLLSLLHIYWALGGRWAMSAVLPEEGGARAFTPSPAMTLGVAGLLLAAAVVVLLRGALADHVRDTMLWGVVTLGTWVLAGVFGMRAVGEFRRVGFFKRVRGTRFATWDTWLYSPLCAALSTACAFIAKGSA; from the coding sequence ATGCTCCTGGTGACCCTGCTCGTCTGCGCGGTGCTGCTCCTGCTGTCCCTGCTCCATATCTACTGGGCGCTCGGGGGGCGTTGGGCGATGTCGGCCGTGCTGCCGGAGGAGGGGGGAGCACGGGCCTTCACGCCCTCGCCGGCGATGACCCTGGGAGTCGCGGGGCTGCTGCTGGCCGCGGCGGTCGTGGTGCTGCTGCGCGGGGCGCTGGCCGACCATGTCCGGGACACGATGCTCTGGGGCGTGGTGACGCTGGGGACCTGGGTGCTCGCGGGAGTGTTCGGAATGCGAGCCGTGGGCGAGTTCCGGCGGGTGGGATTCTTCAAGCGCGTCCGGGGCACCCGCTTCGCGACCTGGGACACGTGGCTCTACTCGCCACTGTGCGCCGCGCTGTCCACGGCGTGCGCCTTCATCGCGAAGGGCTCTGCATGA
- a CDS encoding ferritin-like domain-containing protein produces MAAMDLNKMIDRLNELIALDFDAVGAYEAAINRIDVESLRMSLRTFQQDHERHIRDLSRVVLTLGGTPTKRPDLKGFILKGFTAVTSMMGNEAALQAMRGNEELTNRTYRAALEVEWGDEARAIIERNYSDEQRHLAFIEAALRNRIWEQSTVQP; encoded by the coding sequence ATGGCGGCGATGGACCTGAACAAGATGATCGATCGGCTCAATGAGCTCATCGCGCTCGACTTCGACGCGGTGGGTGCCTACGAAGCGGCCATCAACCGCATCGACGTGGAGTCCCTGCGCATGAGCCTGCGCACGTTCCAGCAGGACCACGAGCGCCACATCCGCGACCTGTCCCGGGTCGTGCTGACGCTGGGCGGCACTCCCACGAAGAGGCCGGACCTCAAGGGCTTCATCCTCAAGGGCTTCACCGCCGTCACCTCCATGATGGGCAACGAGGCCGCGCTCCAGGCCATGCGCGGCAACGAGGAGCTCACCAACCGCACCTACCGCGCCGCCCTCGAGGTGGAGTGGGGCGACGAGGCCCGCGCCATCATCGAGCGCAACTACTCGGACGAGCAGCGCCACCTGGCCTTCATCGAGGCCGCCCTGCGCAACCGCATCTGGGAGCAGAGCACGGTTCAGCCGTAG
- the amrS gene encoding AmmeMemoRadiSam system radical SAM enzyme gives MRESEHPARWWHALEDGRIQCDLCPRDCKLHEGQRGMCFVRQRTGDQMVLTTHGRSSGFCVDPIEKKPLAHFHPGSSVLSFGTAGCNLACRFCQNWDISKSREMDRLTDEASPEAIARAAEAYGCRSVAFTYNDPVIFAEYAMDVADACHARGIQTVAVTAGYMHAEPRRELYARMDAANVDLKAFTEDFYFQLTAAHLKPVLETLEYLHHETNVWLEITTLLIPGKNDSDAEVRAMSEWLMQHLGPDVPLHFTAFHPDYKLRDIPPTPPATLRRARELAREAGLRYVYTGNVHDPSGETTSCPGCGSALIVRDWHELLTYRLTADGKCPDCGAKIPGHFDAKPGDFGRRRVPVAVM, from the coding sequence ATGCGAGAGAGCGAACACCCCGCGCGCTGGTGGCATGCGCTGGAGGATGGACGCATCCAGTGCGACCTGTGCCCTCGCGACTGCAAGCTGCACGAGGGCCAGCGGGGCATGTGCTTCGTGCGCCAGCGCACGGGCGACCAGATGGTGCTGACCACCCACGGGCGCTCGTCGGGGTTCTGCGTGGACCCCATCGAGAAGAAGCCCCTGGCGCATTTCCACCCGGGCAGCAGCGTGCTGTCCTTCGGAACGGCCGGGTGCAACCTGGCGTGCCGCTTCTGCCAGAACTGGGACATCTCCAAATCCCGTGAGATGGACCGGCTCACCGATGAAGCGAGCCCCGAGGCCATCGCCCGCGCCGCGGAGGCGTACGGCTGCCGCAGCGTGGCCTTCACGTACAACGACCCCGTCATCTTCGCCGAGTACGCCATGGACGTGGCGGACGCCTGCCATGCGCGCGGCATCCAGACCGTCGCGGTGACCGCCGGCTACATGCACGCCGAGCCGCGCCGCGAGCTCTACGCCAGGATGGACGCGGCGAACGTGGACCTGAAGGCCTTCACCGAGGACTTCTACTTCCAGCTCACCGCCGCGCACCTGAAGCCCGTGCTGGAGACGCTCGAGTACCTCCACCACGAGACGAACGTGTGGCTGGAGATAACGACGTTGCTGATTCCGGGGAAGAATGACTCGGACGCGGAGGTGCGCGCCATGAGCGAGTGGCTGATGCAACACCTCGGGCCGGACGTGCCGCTGCACTTCACCGCCTTCCATCCGGACTACAAGCTGCGGGACATCCCGCCCACCCCGCCGGCCACGCTGCGCCGGGCGAGGGAGCTCGCTCGCGAGGCGGGGCTGCGGTACGTGTACACGGGCAACGTGCACGACCCCTCGGGCGAGACGACGTCCTGCCCCGGCTGCGGCTCGGCGCTCATCGTGCGCGACTGGCACGAGCTGCTCACGTACAGGCTCACGGCGGACGGCAAGTGCCCGGACTGCGGCGCGAAAATCCCCGGACACTTCGACGCGAAGCCCGGAGATTTCGGACGCCGCCGCGTTCCCGTGGCCGTGATGTGA
- a CDS encoding response regulator transcription factor, with product MLDSDATPIRVVLIAEDPLARGALSRALVEQGGDIVVLLSGTLAEVESSRQDSPPDVVLWDVGLHPADGGRLDAPELGAPVLALVPDEPSGEGALSAGARGLLFRDVAPAPLLAALRAVARGLSVFDPALSSVRTAPRASNPSSGQETLTPREREVLALLAEGLSNKAIADRLAISEHTAKFHVNAVLAKLGVQRRTEAVVRAARMGLVTL from the coding sequence GTGCTGGACTCCGACGCCACTCCCATCCGTGTCGTCCTGATCGCCGAGGACCCTCTCGCCCGAGGTGCGCTCTCCCGGGCCCTCGTCGAGCAGGGCGGCGACATCGTCGTGCTCCTGTCTGGCACACTGGCCGAGGTGGAGTCCTCGCGCCAGGACTCCCCTCCCGATGTCGTCCTGTGGGACGTGGGCCTCCACCCGGCTGACGGTGGACGGCTCGATGCCCCCGAGCTCGGTGCTCCCGTGCTCGCGCTCGTCCCCGATGAGCCCTCCGGAGAGGGCGCGCTCTCCGCGGGTGCTCGGGGCCTGCTGTTCCGCGACGTGGCCCCCGCTCCGCTGCTCGCCGCGCTCCGGGCCGTGGCCCGAGGGCTCTCCGTGTTCGACCCCGCTCTCTCCTCCGTGCGCACGGCCCCACGGGCATCGAATCCTTCCTCGGGGCAGGAAACGCTGACACCTCGTGAACGCGAGGTGCTCGCCCTGCTCGCCGAAGGCCTGTCCAACAAGGCCATCGCGGACAGGCTCGCCATCAGCGAGCACACCGCCAAGTTCCATGTGAATGCCGTCCTCGCCAAGCTCGGTGTTCAGCGGCGCACCGAGGCCGTCGTGCGGGCCGCTCGCATGGGACTCGTGACCCTCTGA
- a CDS encoding S1C family serine protease: MSLDLNALSQSLASIVERVAPSIVRIEARRRHGATGIVWSSEGHIVTTHHSIEHEGSISIGLSDGRTVSAELVGRDPSTDLALLKADVPGLVPLPPTPLQDLKVGHLVLALGRPGRTARATLGIVSAFGEGWRTFAGGRIDRYLETDADLPPGFSGGALVDAQGRFLGLLTAALSRTAAVAIPGETITRVTQALRQHGGIRRGYLGVGAHPVRLPQALGARVGSEAGLILLTVEPDGPADKAGLLIGDVLVSLGGQPLHSIEELLGYLGDEKVGTQVQARVLRAGEVREVPITIGKRS; encoded by the coding sequence ATGTCCCTCGACCTCAACGCCCTCTCCCAGTCCCTCGCCTCCATCGTCGAGCGCGTCGCTCCCAGCATCGTCCGCATCGAAGCCCGCCGCCGCCACGGCGCCACCGGCATCGTCTGGAGCTCCGAAGGTCACATCGTCACCACCCACCACTCCATCGAACACGAGGGCTCCATCTCCATCGGCCTCTCCGATGGTCGCACCGTCTCCGCCGAGCTCGTCGGGAGAGATCCCTCCACCGACCTCGCCCTCCTCAAGGCCGATGTCCCCGGCCTCGTCCCCCTGCCCCCCACTCCGCTCCAGGACCTCAAGGTGGGCCACCTCGTACTCGCCCTCGGCCGCCCGGGCCGTACCGCGCGCGCCACGCTCGGCATCGTCAGCGCGTTCGGCGAGGGCTGGCGCACCTTCGCCGGTGGCCGCATCGACCGCTACCTGGAGACCGATGCCGACCTTCCCCCCGGCTTCTCCGGTGGCGCGCTCGTGGACGCGCAGGGCCGCTTCCTCGGTCTGCTCACCGCGGCCCTGTCCCGCACCGCCGCCGTCGCCATCCCCGGCGAAACCATCACCCGTGTCACCCAGGCCCTCCGGCAGCACGGTGGCATCCGCCGGGGCTACCTCGGCGTGGGCGCCCACCCCGTCCGTCTGCCGCAGGCGCTCGGGGCCCGTGTCGGGAGCGAGGCCGGCCTCATCCTCCTCACCGTCGAGCCCGACGGCCCCGCCGACAAGGCCGGGCTGCTCATCGGCGACGTACTGGTGAGCCTCGGGGGACAGCCACTGCACAGCATCGAGGAGCTGCTCGGCTACCTCGGTGACGAGAAGGTGGGCACGCAGGTGCAGGCACGGGTGCTGCGCGCGGGCGAAGTGCGCGAGGTCCCCATCACCATCGGCAAGCGTTCTTGA
- a CDS encoding S1C family serine protease has protein sequence MKFLQQFSDELESLVSKAAPAVVAVEHARGHGTGLFLTPDGYILTNRHVVRSPRRLTVELHDGTEVRAELVGADAPTDLAVVRAETGSKFPTLPLADPHDVRVGQLVMAIGNPFRLERSVSMGVVSAVNRTLPLPDGVVLEGLLQTDAAINPGNSGGPLLNMRGQVVGINTVVLPYAQGIGFAVSATTAAWVASLLIQRGKVDRRFLGIAATAINLPPEQARDTGQPRAVRVLKVGEGSPAADAGLEADDLLLGIDERPVTNVDDVQRLLALATAPEVSLNVLRKGRRRTLRARAAQREHSKAA, from the coding sequence ATGAAGTTCCTCCAACAGTTCTCCGATGAGCTCGAGTCCCTCGTGTCGAAGGCGGCGCCCGCGGTGGTGGCCGTGGAGCACGCGCGAGGCCATGGCACCGGCCTCTTCCTCACGCCCGACGGCTACATCCTCACCAACCGCCACGTGGTGCGCAGCCCGCGCCGGCTCACCGTCGAGCTGCACGATGGCACCGAGGTGCGCGCCGAGCTCGTGGGCGCGGACGCTCCCACCGACCTCGCCGTGGTGCGCGCCGAGACGGGCTCGAAGTTCCCCACCCTCCCGCTCGCGGATCCGCATGACGTGCGCGTGGGCCAGCTGGTGATGGCCATCGGCAATCCCTTCCGCCTGGAGCGGTCCGTGTCCATGGGCGTGGTGAGCGCCGTCAACCGCACCCTGCCCCTGCCGGATGGGGTGGTTCTCGAGGGCCTGCTGCAGACGGACGCGGCCATCAACCCGGGCAACTCGGGCGGGCCCCTGCTCAACATGCGCGGGCAGGTGGTGGGCATCAACACGGTGGTGCTGCCGTACGCGCAGGGCATCGGCTTCGCGGTGAGCGCCACCACGGCGGCCTGGGTGGCCAGCCTGCTCATCCAGCGCGGCAAGGTGGACAGGCGCTTCCTCGGCATCGCCGCCACCGCCATCAACCTGCCTCCCGAGCAGGCCCGGGACACGGGCCAGCCGCGCGCCGTGCGCGTCCTCAAGGTCGGCGAGGGCTCGCCCGCGGCCGACGCCGGTCTCGAAGCGGATGACCTGCTGCTGGGCATCGACGAGCGGCCCGTCACCAATGTGGACGACGTGCAGCGGCTGCTGGCGCTCGCCACCGCGCCCGAGGTCAGTCTGAACGTGCTGCGCAAGGGCCGCCGCCGCACCCTGCGGGCCCGCGCCGCCCAGCGCGAGCACAGCAAGGCGGCGTGA
- a CDS encoding caspase family protein, whose amino-acid sequence MSPRLLLLPVLAALLVGSPALADTRRVAVLVGNNVGSGDRPPLRFAETDAGKMARVLTELGDVAPDDLFLLQGKGLAQLRDTLNLATRRISSWRGEPGTRVVLLFYFSGHSDGVALELGRERLTFTALREWLERTGAEVRLAVVDSCRSGALLRAKGGTPGPAFQIKLADDVASAGQVLLTSSAEDEVSLESKEIGGSFFTHHLVSGLRGAADASGDGQVTLTEAYQYAFSCTVTATSNTFTGGQHPAYDYRLSGQGDLVLTQVHTPASALELPEGFERALLIQILRDQILVELPAGAPRKVALPPGEYAVKVWRGGKLHRARVRVGTGEAKQLRWEELPAEAGPTVAASAKGEEPELEVPVPEVPVQAEPVVPFIEGAELTLGPGVRGTAALGGELMPLAHLSYSGRGTLRLVAGLELGSLRVGEIRETVGQLSLGLRWNVLGRPGDRFQAYLGMALVGQLIHQTSGAQVIGWLVSPGLGPWVGVRWPLSDSVLALAEVHAPITLLKRQDGPTSTQLIPSGRLGVAFVLR is encoded by the coding sequence ATGAGCCCGCGACTCCTGCTGCTCCCCGTCCTGGCCGCGCTGCTGGTGGGCTCGCCCGCGCTCGCGGACACCCGCCGCGTCGCAGTGCTGGTGGGAAACAACGTGGGAAGTGGAGACCGGCCGCCGCTGCGCTTCGCGGAGACCGATGCAGGCAAGATGGCCCGTGTCCTCACGGAGCTGGGAGACGTGGCCCCCGATGACCTCTTCCTCCTCCAGGGCAAGGGACTGGCCCAGCTCCGAGACACGTTGAACCTCGCCACCCGGAGGATCTCCTCCTGGCGGGGCGAGCCGGGCACCCGCGTCGTCCTCCTCTTCTACTTCTCCGGGCACTCGGATGGGGTGGCGCTCGAGCTGGGCCGCGAGCGCCTCACCTTCACCGCGCTCCGCGAGTGGTTGGAGCGCACGGGCGCCGAGGTGCGGCTGGCCGTCGTCGACAGTTGCCGGAGTGGTGCGCTGCTGCGCGCCAAGGGGGGCACGCCCGGCCCGGCGTTTCAAATCAAGCTCGCGGACGACGTCGCCAGCGCGGGGCAGGTGCTGCTCACCTCCAGCGCGGAGGACGAGGTGTCGCTGGAATCGAAGGAGATCGGTGGCTCCTTCTTCACCCACCACCTGGTGTCGGGGCTGCGGGGCGCGGCGGATGCCTCGGGCGACGGACAGGTGACGCTGACCGAGGCCTACCAGTACGCCTTCTCGTGCACCGTCACCGCCACCTCCAACACCTTCACGGGCGGCCAGCACCCGGCCTACGACTACCGGCTCTCGGGACAGGGAGACCTGGTGCTCACCCAGGTGCACACGCCGGCCTCGGCCCTGGAGCTGCCCGAGGGCTTCGAGCGTGCGCTCCTCATCCAGATATTGCGCGACCAGATCCTGGTCGAGCTGCCCGCGGGCGCTCCGCGCAAGGTGGCCCTGCCTCCGGGCGAGTACGCGGTGAAGGTGTGGCGCGGCGGCAAGCTCCACCGGGCTCGCGTGCGCGTGGGCACCGGAGAGGCGAAGCAGCTCCGGTGGGAGGAGCTTCCCGCCGAGGCGGGACCGACTGTCGCGGCCAGCGCCAAGGGCGAGGAGCCCGAGCTGGAGGTTCCCGTTCCGGAAGTGCCCGTACAGGCGGAGCCCGTGGTGCCCTTCATCGAGGGCGCGGAGCTGACCCTGGGGCCGGGCGTGCGCGGGACGGCCGCGCTCGGCGGGGAGCTGATGCCGCTGGCCCACCTCTCGTATTCGGGAAGGGGGACGCTCCGGCTGGTGGCGGGGCTCGAGCTAGGCAGCCTCCGCGTGGGAGAGATACGTGAGACGGTGGGACAGCTCTCGCTGGGCCTGCGCTGGAACGTGCTGGGCAGGCCCGGGGATCGCTTCCAGGCCTATCTGGGGATGGCGCTGGTGGGACAGCTCATCCACCAGACCTCGGGGGCGCAGGTCATCGGCTGGCTGGTGAGCCCCGGTCTCGGCCCCTGGGTTGGCGTGCGGTGGCCCTTGTCGGACAGCGTCCTGGCCCTCGCCGAGGTGCATGCCCCCATCACCCTGCTCAAGCGTCAGGACGGGCCGACGTCCACGCAGCTCATCCCCAGCGGCCGGCTCGGCGTGGCCTTCGTGCTGCGCTGA
- a CDS encoding DUF4384 domain-containing protein encodes MNPAQAHLSSLELDALALDALPSPEKERMAAHLGTCATCRQRSEQNAALKAHFTRHVLPHHLADPRWRPSPWARWGALFARVVPVLAVAGLALFLVLPREAVHEAPDLAVKGGATLQVFVHRDERVWKAGEGEPLAPKDQIRFQVESGGLPYLMVVSIDGAGKPSIYYPFNGLKSGPVETGEAVALPYSIILDAAPGPERLFALFSREPLQATTVRAALEEIGSGGPAAIRASTRLPVEADDQASFLFEKATP; translated from the coding sequence ATGAATCCCGCGCAGGCCCACCTCTCGAGCCTGGAGCTCGATGCGCTCGCGCTCGACGCGCTCCCTTCCCCGGAGAAGGAGCGGATGGCGGCGCACCTCGGCACCTGCGCCACGTGCCGCCAGCGCTCCGAGCAGAACGCCGCCCTGAAGGCCCACTTCACCCGCCATGTCCTTCCGCATCACCTCGCGGATCCGCGGTGGCGTCCCTCGCCGTGGGCCCGCTGGGGCGCGCTGTTCGCCCGGGTGGTGCCCGTGCTCGCGGTGGCCGGACTCGCGCTCTTCCTCGTGCTGCCCCGCGAGGCCGTGCACGAGGCGCCGGACCTGGCCGTGAAGGGCGGGGCCACGCTCCAGGTCTTCGTGCACCGCGACGAGCGCGTGTGGAAGGCCGGGGAGGGCGAGCCGCTCGCTCCGAAGGATCAGATCCGCTTCCAGGTGGAGTCCGGCGGGCTGCCGTACCTGATGGTGGTCTCCATCGACGGCGCGGGCAAGCCGAGCATCTACTACCCCTTCAACGGGCTGAAGAGCGGCCCCGTGGAGACGGGCGAGGCGGTGGCGCTCCCCTACAGCATCATCCTGGACGCCGCGCCGGGACCGGAGCGGCTCTTCGCGCTCTTCTCCCGCGAGCCCCTCCAGGCCACCACCGTGCGCGCCGCGCTCGAGGAGATAGGATCCGGTGGCCCGGCCGCCATCCGCGCCTCCACGCGCCTGCCCGTCGAGGCCGATGACCAGGCCTCCTTCCTCTTCGAGAAAGCCACGCCATGA